Sequence from the Lepidochelys kempii isolate rLepKem1 chromosome 7, rLepKem1.hap2, whole genome shotgun sequence genome:
ACTGTACGTGATTAGAGTGGAGAatgggctcctggattctgtttccAACTCTTCTACTGAAAGGATGTGTGAagttgggcaaatcacttaaactctCCGGTCCATTTCACTGAGAGTCACACACACTCCAGCAGGCTGCACATTAATTTCAcatgacaatttttttaattcaacagTTCAATAAAAGAAGAGCTGTTTCCATAGCAACTGTTACATTACAGGAAGTGCTATCTCAAATCAGACCAACAGTCTACCTAGTTCAATAGCccatctccagcagtggccaataaCCCACAATGGACAATTCTTCAATAATCTACCCAGGGAGAAGTTGCTTCCTAACGCCAGGCAGTGAGCAGTTGATGGTTGATGCTTCATGGTATATGTCCCTTGCATTTTAATTCATAATCATTGAATCATATCACAGCATGATAGTGCTGGCATGACAGCAGATATGACCCTGTGCAACCTCAAGGCTTCAGAGGGCAAAATCCAGCACCAAATGTGGCCCTGTGATTTCAGAAAAACAGCTCCCTAAAATCGTCGGTTCAAAATGATCATGAGTAATTGTGCAGAAAGTGGGATGAAAGGGCACCTCATTTTATCACTAATAAATTCAACCTCCAGACATCTTTTACATAGAAAGATCAGTTTCAGAAGAAAATTTAATACAGCAAAGGCTGGGTGATACAATAAATTAGTAGATGACAAAAGACTATTTGCCACAGGTAAGAAAGCAAAAATATTGCTAATAAAACAAAAGTCCTTTGGAAATGTTTAAATATAAACATCCCACTTTAAAGGAGTTCATTAAAAGCTATGCTATGCTTTTTAACACAATAATACATGGCATCAGTCACCTCGAAAGTCACTGGAGtctgattctcagctggtataaattggcagagctccattgaaatcaaatgaTCCACTGAAATCGATGGAGCGACATGTTTTACACCACTAGAGGATCTCCTCTCAGGGGTGCATCGGGAAGGCAGGATCTTGTGCCTTCTAACTGGCTTCCTCTAAGGGGATCCCTTTATTTAAACTCTACCCGGACACTTATTTTATTAATGATAAATGAAACAGACCTCCTTCCTCACCCCGCACTGCACAATTAGTCACATTCTCTTTGAACTGATGCAtttagggactgtctttttttgaAAGGATGGCTGGAATCAGGAAATGTGGGGGCCTCAGGCTGTTGAATTCATCCCAcacaaccccactgaagttatGTGCCTGACTCTTGGGCCTAAAACAGTCAGACGGACAGTTTAACCCACTCCCTGAAGAGTCTCTCTGGCTAACGGGAATTTCTGGCAGTGCAGTGCCAATGTAGCAGCACTATGCCATGCCCCTCCTATCATACATAAAGGGCACTCCCAGGCGCAAATGGGCACGGCTGGGGAGTCCTTGCCTCCTGCAATCCCTGGCTACTGGAACAATCACTCCTCTAAATTCCCTGAGGTGTCAAGGAATTTCTTTGTCCGATGCCATTCTCTCAGTGTGAATCCCAGATTAGCTTGTACCTGCCTAGCCAGGGGCACGAGGGAAGGGCTCCTGCTGTCTTCTCCTCAGCGTTCCATTTGTCACGCTGCACACTCTAACCATATGTGGTACATGGGTGCTACACTGTGGTCTGAACACATTAAATCACAGCCCCTCCTTGCTGGGTGTTGTGATGGGAGCTCTGAGAGTGAGCCTGGAACGGCAGCTCACCCGGGGTGGGGGACATCTGACCTGTCAAGGAATCCATGCGCTTggccggggaggaggggagcagtgTTGCCTATGCAGCTATATAGCACTTTCTGCTGGTAACTTTGTAGATTACAGTTAACTTCTGACAGACGGACACAGATCCCATTGCCCGAGCCAGGAGGAAGGGCGACATGATAGATACCATTAGGAAGGTAGGATCACATTAAAACATCAGGGAAATGAAGTCTAGGAATGAAGGGCTGGGCTGTGGCCTAATGCCACAAGTGCTGAAAAAATACAATCAATACATTGTTCAGCAATGTTTATGGTACAAATAAATGTTTACACAGAACTAAAGGCTCCTAGGCCAGGTCCTCAGATGGGGTAAATCattgtagctccactgacttcaacttgGTGCTTTGTGATTCAGCAGCTAACTACTACTTTGAAATGTTATAATCTAGTTGCTTTTGAAGGCCTTAAAGGACTTGATAACTAGACTAATATGATTGAGAAAAGGTGATGaactgaaggggggaaaaaagctataCCAATGTGAGATTAGGAATCCATTCAGAATTACTGAAGCCTTCAGACACATGACAAAAACGTCCTCATCTTTTTAATTTGGAAGGCATGCTTGGCTTCAATGGCTTATCAGGACAGCATTGCTGGAAGCCAGCAGCTCAGCTGAATTTTTAATAATATGGCTgttgtgttttacttttataAAGGCCTGTATGAAACAAATGCAattcttcctccctcttcccctccagtCCCCTGTTTAATTTACTAATTAGTAAAATTACTTCTTTAATTCCATGGTGGTATCACAGGACATCTTGTTGCTTTGGCCAGCAAACAAATGGGAGATAGGGTATAAAAACATTAGGGCCCGATTCGCCATTGACCTGCaccttatgtagtcatttacCCCTGTACAAAGTGAGTGTAAGGCATGGCCATTTGCATTTGGTGGTGTTTTACACCCACTGTGCATTCATTTTGTGCTAATGCAAATGACTGTACAAGGAGCATAACAATGGAGAGAATCTGTCCTGTTAATCTTTCCAGGGGCCATCCACTTTTGATTAAAGTTGATGTAGTCTGATACACAGACGAAGGAACCAGAAGTATAGGGGACAGCACTGGATGGAGAGTGGGTGAACAGATCCTCCACAGATTCGACTGTATCAATGCCTTTAGAGCCCTGACAAGGGCTTTCTCCAAGGCCAGAGCTCCTGCTGTAACTAAGCCACAGTTACCTTGCTCATGAATGCAGAGAACACCACATTTCAGACTTGAAAGAGAAGACTGATCTGTCCCAAGAACGGAGCTCTTTTTCCAGCTGACACTTGTAATGTTTCAACACCACATGGAGATGTCTGTAGAAGACACATAGCATAATCCCAGCTGCCTGGCCATTACACCATAACATCAAAATTAAAGCCTTATGTCTTAGCCATCACATCATCTCCAGAGAGCCAAGGGACACACTATGTTGACCTGCCACATGTTAAGTGAACAAATGAGATTCTATTCAGCCCAGAATGAAATACATTCATGTGGAGAACAGATTTTTAATACCAAGTTATTAGTTTTTCCATGAGCTAATTTGGTGTGCATGTGTTCATGGAAGCTGTCTGAACTTCTTGGTTTCAGTAGAATATTGGAGTATCCTTGGCTTGatgaatctgaaaatatttcaaatatccCCTCAAGGGGGAACCCCCTGTGATGCACTCTatatatagaaagaaaaggagtacttgtggcaccttagagactaaccaatttattggagcatgagctttcgtgagctacagctcacttcatcggatgcataccatggaaactgcagtagacattatatacacacagagaccatgaaacaatacccccttcccaccccactgtcctgctggtaatagcttatctaaagtgatcatcaagttgggccatttccagcacaaatccaggttttctcaccctccgcccccacccccacacaaactcactctcctgttggtaatagcccatccaaagtgaccactctcttcacaatgtgtatgataatcaaggtgggccatttcctgcacaaatccaggttctctcaccccctcacccccctccaaaaaccacacacacaaactcaatttcctgctggtaatagcttatccaaagtgaccactctccctacaatgtgcatgataatcaaggtgggccatttccagcataaatccaggttttctcacccccccacccccatacacacacaaactcactctcctgctggtaatagctcatccaaagtgaccactctccctacaatgtgcacggtaatcaaggtgggtcatttccagcacagatccaggctttctcacctcCAGGCTTTCCCATCTGGAAATgactcaccttgattatcatacacattgtgaagagagtggtcactttggatgggctattaccagcaggagagtgagtttgtgtggggggggggcggagggtgagaaaacctggatttgtgctggaaatggcccaacttgatgatcactttagataagctattaccagcaggacagtggggtgggagggggtattgtttcatggtctctgtgtgtatataatgtctactgcagtttccatggtatgcatccgatgaagtgagctgtagctcacgaaagctcatgctcaaataaattggttagtctctaaggtgccacaagtactccttttctttttgcaaagacagactaacagggctgttactctgaaatctatatatagagtgtgaatataatgtaactaaaatatgcttcatgcaaaaggtctcttgtaaggtatcattacaaagcttataatctactgagtgtggtcatcctatttgtataaatgtatcactcttgtatctgaaactagaaatatgaaatataactctgagggcctactgtagttatgcaaagtgtgggccattaatggtggtttggaatcttgatggttcccatcaatcaggacaattgactgtggatggctctgtttgctttcaggccttcttgtgagtcaggctgggaggaatgaaggcttggggtctcacagggcatgtgatcatgtcacctgaactggaatccatctttaacctggtgcttttccactgagaaggaggggtgggaacccagaaggacaaaggattcctgccttatgcaaaagatatataagtgggtggaacagaacaaggggaGCAGCCATCCTgaggaatcccctagctaccacctgagctggaacaagggctgtaccaggggaaaggattgtgcccagactaggaaggtgtccagctccagtctgtgaaagaaacttattgaaacatctctaagggtgagattttagctgtattcagtttttattactgtactagacttagactggtgtgttttattttgttttgcttgggaattcactttgttctgtctgttactacttggaaccacttaaatcctactttctgtatttaataaaatcactttttacttattaattaacccagagtatgtattaatactggggggggggggggcaaacagctgtgcatatctctctatcagcattatagagggtgaacaatttatgagtttaccctgtataagctttatacagggtaaaacagatttatttaggttttggaccccattgggagttgggcatctgagtgttaaagacaggcaaACTTCTGTAAGCTGacttcagttaagcctacagctgttaggggacgtggttcagacctgggtctgggtttgtagcaggctagtgggtctggctcaaaccaggcagggtgctggagtcctaagctggcagggcaggaaagcaggagcagaagtagtcttcgtgcatcaggtggcagctcccagggggtttctgtgatccaacccgtcacaccccCCCAAAGAAAAGTGAGCTACTGTAGACCCAGGCTGTAGCTTTAAGCCACTGCTCACATTGCAAGAGGGGCTACACACTGGCAGCTGTTCCCAGAAGCATTGTGCGTGAGGCAGTTCCAATGCCAGTGGGAGCACTGGGCAAGCATGAACCGGAGCTGTCCTTGCTGCTCCCCTCACCCTTTGCCAGCTCAGCTCTGTCCAGTCctttctcacccaccttgcccttAGGCAGTCTGGCTGCACTTGGGGTGTGGGGCGGGGCTAGGCACAATCTAAGCCATGGTGCATGGTTGTTAAATGAGGTCGCAGTAGTGGGGATTTGGAGGAAGTAGATGACAGGATGACGAAAGATGGTTATGAAATTTACCACACTGGGCATGGAAATGCTGCACCTCATGTTGAACATGACTGAACTATAAAATCTACACTTGATTCCACAGAGGCTGTTCTATTGATGGCTCCTGTGTTGCTGGGGGCTCACTGTCATCTGCATTGTTATTGGTCATTTGGGTTTCTGACCTTCTCTTTTCTAGAACATTCTTTCTTAATATTATTTTCATGCTTCCTTCCCCACACTTTCCAACTAGTGAATGCAgattccctgctcccagccccagctcatggGACAGAAGCCCCCCCAGGTCTCTGCTCCACTGCTTTCCTTCCTTGGGTGCTAAAGCCTAGAGTTTGCTCCCTAGCTCTCTTCCCTGGCTGATTGCAGcaacagagagaaaaaatagCATAGGGCCATTGTAACTGTAGGTAGTGTTTTTTGTcttaaaaaacaaccacaaacTTCCCCAGGGCTAAATGTTCTGTCCCAGGTCAGGGCTGCAGATGATGATCTTGAATACAGACGAATCAGTGCTGTTCTGCTGCACGTTGAGGAGCTGGATGCAGAAAAGTTATGATAGGAGCCTCCCTAACCCTGGGAACATGACCGTCTATGGTATCTATAGGGTATCCACCACAGTACCAGCTCAGGGCTGTGCTCACCAGCAGGAACCTCCACCATGGACCTACACACTGGGAGGTTTGGAGTCTGGCCAGTGGATGAATAGCTAAATGGTTCTGTTATCCTGGGCCCATGTGTAGGAGATGCATCATGGTCCACATATGCTATTGCAGCCCCTAGAAAAGGAAAGTCAGGTGCTTTGTGACCAACCTCTGAACTGAGGGAGTGGAAGGAGGAGATTtgagagccagatcttcagctggtgcaaactggcacaaatgtcattgacttcaagggagctaCAACACTTTACATCTCCAACTTGTGTGGTTCCCCTCTGCACAGCTCCTGTGCTCAGGAATGGCCATATCAGATGAGATGGTctatttagtccagtatcctgccttccaacgGTGGTCAATAATGATGCTTCAGAGAATGGTGCAATTATGGGCAATAAACTGCTCATCAGAACAGAGAGTTCTTGGGGCACCCAGGACTGAGAGTTACCTTcttaccccctgcctccagcatgagggagACTTAGTCGTGCTtggctgggtgtcagctccctacCACCAGTAGCCTTTCCACCACTGACTCAAGCCTCTCCTCGGGGCTATGCCAGCCCAACTTGGCTCTGCAGGTTAATAGGTGCATCCCAGTCCCTGCGTCCTTTTGAATCATTCCCCTGCAATATCTGGCCTCTcgcagaaatcccagatcctctgtccCCACAGGTGCAGTgtaccccagtttaccagttCTACCTTAAACTACCACTCctgtaaaccacacagcacttgtgGGCACTTAAATAATCCTCCTTCTGTTTTATGATAAGTCCCAATTTAACTACAAATGGTTACGATACTCGAATGAACCATCACTGAGCCATTAACGCCTTGTGACTAATTTTTATTCCATTATCATCCGTGtgtacatctcacaatgattatgaatctGGACAAGTCACGAGCTTTCTGTAGATCTTTTACTGTTTCTCTTTATGGAGAAATGTCCAGAGAGACTtatttggtgtagtgagtttgtcaggtctaaGTTGACAGCTGTTTGCAAGgaacaggggaccctttgccaagggAACTCTGTGTCACAGAGATTGCTTCCTAACTTCACTAGAGTGGATGGTTTAtactctgaagcatgaggatttacaTCCCTTATACAATTTTCACCTGTCTAGCTACCTCaaggaccaggatttggccctcagtaaaagtggcagaattttaaaagaatCAGATCATTCAAATACATAGAAGAAAACACAACAATGGGAATACAAAGGgctagatttacaccagctgaggatctataGTCTAAAGACACGGTTGGAAGTCAGGATACTGACcacagactcccattgacttctatgggctttggatcaggccggTGGTTGCGTAAACTTACACCTAAGCTATACATTATTAGATGTTTGTTGCTCTTCAACAAGCACCTCTCTGAAATAACTGAAGGCTCTTAAAACCCTAAATCGGCATTCTGCAGACTTCTGAAAAGCTCtaacgctttctgaaaatcactTGCCCTGTGAATTTAGTCTGTGCTAGAGTCTCTGCTGTTTTTGATGGGGTTTCTTTATTATTTATGATAAGAAGTATAACTGCTCAGTTACAGTAAAGTAGCCTGATGATACTTGAATCTAATTTCTTTGCAATATTGACCCTGTAGATCTTGGGTCATGTTGTTTGTTATACTGCAAACAATGTTGACAGATTCTTAGATTAGAGATGACAGCAGCTTTATAAAGCTGTGAATCTGTTTTGCTTATAAGGCATCTTTTTATTGCTGCTCAGACTTCTTTAAGGAAAAGGATTTTGAtcccaataaaaagaaaaatgctaatTTTAAGAGAAGTTCTTTACAAAAAACTGTTTAAATAGCTTAAATCCAGAGAAACTCCATGGaatgaagttactccagatttatacttgTGTCTATGAAATGGGATTTGACTCAGATTTTCACTGCTGTAACTAAGATCAGACATGACTGCATATGTTGTATCTCATTCATTCCTGAAGATAACTTTAGATAGTGAGCCGAAATTCAACCGGTGACCGCAATCCCTCATGGAAGAGTCCTtggatgaaattctggctccatttgAAATTCCTAGAGAATTTAAGAGACAGTTATAATCTCTCTGTAGGTTTTTTGATCTATCATTTAGAGTTGAATAGAAAATTCTGCAAAAAAGCTACAGAAAAGTTAACTTTTTTATTATATTCAATGGGCATTATGGTAATTTCTATAGAAAGCTATTGGCTTCATCCATATTCAATTCTATAGGATTTTTCCATTAGTGATTCACATGCCAAATGCTGCCTTTTCTCTCCCAGATGCAAGGCTCAAAAGACAGTTAAACTGGTACAATTGTGCTACAAAGTCAAGGGCCAGCCCACATACCAGGGATTCCTGATCCCCAATATACACCTCAGATGATGCTCCACGTGGGCTCCATTCACAAATTAGTTGGAGTAGCAACAAATACAATTTTGTAAGGCCAGATCAGGACCAGGAGACCTGTGCACATGTCTGATATGGACTTAAGTCCAGTGTATTGTAAGAATGTCCAAAATACCTTCTGATCCTGGTTTCAGTATAGCACCCTGGAGAACAGTTAAATGCTAGTGGCACATGCAGGAAAGGGGCAACAGCATCCATGCAGATCTGGTGGCTGGTTTCTGTCAGCAACTGCTACAGAAGAAAAACAACTTTATTATTAAACTCTTTGATAACAGTAAAGAAAAGAATATACAAGGCTCAGTCTGTGTTTGTGACAATGTGTTAATAAATGGGAATTCAGAAGAATGTTAATTTCACTTGGTTCCATCCCTTCCTTTGAAAAACTCAAATTAATAACTTGGAGTCAAAGCCTGAAAACCAGTACGCCTGTGAGTAATCCTTACTCATATGAATAACCCCACTGAGGTCAACAGGACCACTACACTCAGGAAagattactcacatgaataacaATTTTGGAAGACCTAGCCCTTTATTTGCACCCTACTGGGACTTAATTAGCTGTGTGTGTTTTAGAGTCAATTGTTAATCTTCCTGTGTCTATTTGCTGGTGGTAGGGGTCAGACGAAAAACCTTAGAAAAAGATATATTCTCTCCCCCACCGCCAAATTCCTTTCTGTCTTACCTCTTTACAAAGAAGTCAGGTTCTACTAGTGAtgctttaatttatatttttctctgaGACGTCTTTATGTTCTTGTACTTAATTTTTAATACAGTCCATTTTTAACTTTCCAAGTTTGGCTATCTGGTATATATGTTGACTACGTATGTGGAAATAGTTTAAAATAGATTATTTAGAGGGGAATTATTACAAGTTATAAATAAATAAGTTCTTTATGTAGCATTTTGATAGCCATTGCTACGCCTTATAAATTCTAGCATATTGTTTATGAACAGCGTCTCTAAGAAAAGATGGAATTAGAAGTTAAATAGAGTTTTTGTAGCCACTCAGGATATTgtggcagattctcagctggtataaatctagCCCTGTGTGTTCCTTTCCCACCCCCATGGTTTTGTTTCCTTAGCATGGTAAATTGCCTTTATTCTGCACTGCTTGCTTAATATAAGGCATAGGAGCTTCTCAGGttaaggagggaaaaaaaaaataaaagcagctcCTTTCTGTGCTGCATAAGATCCAGTATAATCCCCTTAGGGGATGAAATATAGCAGCATTTGGAGTCCAGGGCTAATATGAGGGGGTTGGCAAACAACTGTCAGTTTTAAAGTGCGTCCAAAACTCAGATCTCTGAcatcaatgaaaaaaaaagaaaaagctaccTCAACTAAATTAGCTCAAAGCTATTTGCATAATGGGTCCAGAGGCGGCACAATATAAGTAGGAAGGCGCTAGCCATGCAAAGAGAACTTCACACCCATTCGATTGGATACTGCAAGTGTCTGTAGTAAAGAAGGAAAACTCTGAAGCTCAGATGTGCAAATACTTCTAAAGAAGGAATGAACTGAAGAGCCTCTTGGGAGAAAGATCAATCAAAACCACAAAACACAATCCAGGTAATTTATAAATTTTTAAGCTGCCTActttaacttttctttttgagattgtACTGGCCAGCATAGCATTCCTCAGCATGCTACTGTTAGAGTCACTCTTCAAGGATTTTGTCAGAGGGTAATAGAAGCCTGCCATTAAGAGAGGTAACACCTGTTTTCTGTTTTGAAACGGATGTATTGTCTTGTAAAACTTTTAGTAGAGTGTGTATTCCTTCCACTGAACAAGTCTGCTAGGGATGTTATTTAGCTAAAAGGAACGTGTAGTGACATAGGTTTCAGAAATCAACTTCCCTGCTTGGTAAATAAAGGCTCAGAACGTAGATGaaatgtgctaggtgcttcagGAATTCCAGAGACCGATCAGAACAAATGTAGATACTATTTTTATGCATGTGGGTTGTAAAATGTGATATTATTCTTTATTACTTGACTTGACCAAAAAGTGGTAGGTGCTATCCACACGCAGACGACAATCCCTGACCTAATAGTGCCCAAATATATTGTATGTAtcgctctctcacacactcacccTATTTTGAGTGCGTGCTCACGAGAAGCAAACAACTCAGTTGCTTATTTAAAGTTGATTTCTAACTAAAGGTGGAACAGAAACAGTGCTGCAAaccctgggattattttaaagcaGTCCTTTAGTTTCAGAGAGGGAGTTATTTAATGAAAGCAGTCCCTGGGGCAGGTATACATGCATGTGTAAAATACAAAACAACAGGCTAACAGTTTCAAAAGGGAAGACTATTCTagtctgataaaaaaaaattaaaatgctaaaTTTATATGACATTTAAAACCCAAATAGCTGTTCTGTACAGAACGTAAACTTGCCCTCAACATTACCTACAAAGAATTTACAAATTCTTTGGAGCACTTCAAAACAAAGTGAGAGAGCGgtcagaaaatttaaaaagggaCAGGAAATCATTTCCATGAGAAACTCCAGTCTCTGTGGCAGCACAGAGCGCTTGAGTGCTTTCTACTTTCCCAGGCTGCTTCCTGAGTTACCGGGAACGTTGTAATTGTTGTTGGTTTTGTTCCATTGCCCTCCCTTGTCCTTTACTTTTCCATGAAAGTTGCAGGAACTTCTCTCCCACAATGACATCcgtccagctgctgctgctctccctaaCTTTCTCCAGTGTCTGTGTCAGTCTGGGGCAGCCCATTCCAGAAGCAAACGAGAACGGAGATAGAAGCCATTTGGATGACATCCTGCAAAGGGCAGAAAGCATCATCCTTCGGTCTATCCTCAAGACAgcagaagagggggaagagactAATAAAGGTAGACGTGACATTGGTGCTTTTAGCATGTTACTTAGATGGAGATCTTTAATTTCATTGTGCTTAATTTCTGGGGTCTGTTTTTCTTTcctgtaaataataaataaaagggggAAAGAGTTACGCCAGGTGTGACACAAAGAGAAATCAGGAAACGATGTTTTCTTCCCTAGGGAGCTTTACTAGCTTTTACCTGGGAACTGCTGCACCAGATCAGACTAATGCTCCACCTAGTCTGGCATCCTGTagaagatgcttcagaggaggatGGTAGAATCACTATGATGAAATAACCTGCCTGTAGAGAAGGTTCCTGCAGGGGCAGCTCTAAAGTTAAACCAGGGCAAGCGTACTCTCAGCTACTCCCTGTTAGCCTCCTTGCCATCTGGCCGTCAGCTGCTCCTTACCACTCACACTCCCCGTGTCTGACAGCAAGGGGTCAAATTTCCATGCAGTGCCCAGGCTGCCTCTGGCAACATCTCACAAATCCTCTGCtcccagcagccacagcagccGAAGCTGGCCCTGATGGGGAGCTTGTGCAAGAAAAGGTGCAGGTAGCTGGAGATCTTGCTGCCAGAAGCAAAGGGAGAAGAGAGCTGGCCCTAGAaagcccacccccacccttcctAGAAActtacatgttttttttttaaatgaaagattctCAGGTAGTCacatgaatccaggagctggggctttaagaaaaggtACAAATATTGCAAGACATGCAATAAAATCATAAGAACTGGCTGCACTGAGTCCCCGAACTTTCAAGATGTCCTTTACTCCCCTGCCTCTACCTGCCACTCAGCCCTATCACTTTCCCTGGCATGCAGCTCCTGCCCAGTACCCGCCTCTGCTGGCACTGCAACTCAGCTCCTCCCCCATGCACGtatcctgcagcccctggcccgACTCTacagcttcccctttccccaaacATCTATGGAGCAATGCACTAGAATAGCATACTGGGTCCTATCACTGGATTCCCTTCCAATTCTTTTCCAGACTGGACTTTTTTCCTTCAAACCATCCTTGCTGAAATGATCATACACCAGTCTGCACTTGGCTACCCCATTAGGAGTAACCGCATTCCAGTCTACAGAGTTGCTCTAGGTTTACAGTGGTGTGACGGGGAGTGGAATATAACCCGATGCTCCCTCCAGAGCCATAATAAATATACCCCAGGGAGCTCATAGTTCAGCTTCCAGATGATAACAATAATCACGGAAGTTCATTAACGCTGGTCATTTCCTTGGACAGAAACAAGCGCTCCTCAGCCAGACTGGTTTTCCAAAAGACAACACCCTGGGAAGAGATTCCCCAGTGACCTAGAGAAGAGGCAGCACCCTGGGAAAAGGGAAGATGACGAAGAAGTGTCTTATGGAGAAACTCAGAAGAGACAAcatccagggaaaagggaggaaGACGACGACCTTGACAGTGACATGGAGCTGCAGAAGAGGCAGCATCCTGGCAGGAGGTCACTGTGGGACCAGTATGTTGATATCCCTCACACCCAACTGGCCTATCTGAATGAACTATCCAAAAGGCAACACCCGGGCAAGAGGTCTCTGATTTACAACAAGCGTCAGCACCCTGGCAAGAGGAGCTGGGATGACGGGCTGGATCTGGGCAACCAAGACCTGGAGAAACGCCAGCACCCTGGAAGAAGATACATGGATTCTGAAAGCCCAGATTATGATGCCCCCTGTGACCGCCCAGATTCCTTCAACTGTAGCAGCTTCTTGCTCGAGTTACTAGATAATGTCAACAAGGGCAGAGTAGAAGAGAAGCGGC
This genomic interval carries:
- the TRH gene encoding thyrotropin releasing hormone codes for the protein MTSVQLLLLSLTFSSVCVSLGQPIPEANENGDRSHLDDILQRAESIILRSILKTAEEGEETNKETSAPQPDWFSKRQHPGKRFPSDLEKRQHPGKREDDEEVSYGETQKRQHPGKREEDDDLDSDMELQKRQHPGRRSLWDQYVDIPHTQLAYLNELSKRQHPGKRSLIYNKRQHPGKRSWDDGLDLGNQDLEKRQHPGRRYMDSESPDYDAPCDRPDSFNCSSFLLELLDNVNKGRVEEKRQHPGRRFAWESETGAEE